One genomic segment of Pseudomonas sp. p1(2021b) includes these proteins:
- a CDS encoding transposase, with product MIKACDEQIAEQSRRVDADLFERLSEIKGVGNVTIASLFCYLPELGDLNRAQVAALAGVAPYNNDSGTKNGKRHVYGGRAKLRRAAYMCTLVMARVNPDFKARWARLRASGKPAKVALVACMRVLLVRLNAMVRDGTPWRDQPV from the coding sequence TTGATCAAGGCATGCGATGAACAGATCGCTGAGCAGAGTCGCCGTGTCGATGCAGACCTATTCGAACGCTTGAGCGAGATCAAGGGTGTGGGCAACGTCACCATTGCCAGTCTGTTCTGCTATCTGCCGGAACTGGGTGATCTGAACCGTGCGCAAGTAGCTGCCCTGGCGGGTGTGGCGCCCTACAACAACGACAGTGGGACCAAAAACGGAAAGCGCCATGTCTACGGCGGCCGGGCGAAACTGCGTCGTGCGGCCTACATGTGCACCTTGGTGATGGCACGCGTGAATCCAGATTTTAAAGCGCGATGGGCCCGGCTGCGCGCGAGCGGTAAGCCAGCAAAAGTAGCGCTGGTGGCATGCATGCGCGTGCTGCTGGTGAGGCTCAATGCCATGGTGCGTGATGGAACGCCATGGCGTGATCAGCCTGTCTGA
- the lnt gene encoding apolipoprotein N-acyltransferase encodes MRWITRPGWPGNLLALAAGASTLLALAPFDIWPLALLSIAMLYLGLRELSPRQAMWRGWWFGFGLYGAGTWWIYVSMNTYGGASPLLAIALLLAFFAALAWFFALPAWLWARWLRRNEAPLADALCFAALWLLQEAFRGWFLTGFPWLYAGYSQLDGPLAGLAPLGGVWLVSFVLALSAALLCNLHRLRARPSFLAAGLVLLVAPWGIGMALKGHAWTKPSGDPLKVAALQGNVEQDLKWDPAHIDAQLTLYRDMSFTSKPVDLLVWPETAVPVLKDQAQGYIDVMGRFAADRHSALITGVPVREVVHHQRRYYNGITVTGEGDGTYLKQKLVPFGEYVPLQDMLRGLIEFFNLPMSDFARGPSDQPLLQAKGYQVAPFICYEVVYPEFAAGLAARSDLLLTISNDTWFGTSIGPLQHLQMAQMRALEAGRWMIRATNNGVTALIDPFGRITAQIPQFQQAVLYGEVVPMQQLTPYLQWRSWPLAIVCALLLGWALMAGRVARTV; translated from the coding sequence ATGCGTTGGATCACCCGCCCCGGCTGGCCCGGTAACCTGCTGGCCCTGGCGGCTGGCGCATCGACCCTCCTGGCCCTGGCGCCGTTCGACATCTGGCCGCTGGCGCTGCTGTCGATCGCTATGCTCTACCTCGGCCTGCGTGAGCTCAGCCCACGCCAGGCCATGTGGCGCGGCTGGTGGTTCGGTTTCGGCCTGTACGGTGCTGGCACCTGGTGGATCTACGTCAGCATGAACACCTACGGCGGCGCCTCGCCGCTGCTGGCTATCGCCTTGCTGCTGGCGTTTTTCGCCGCCCTCGCCTGGTTCTTCGCCCTGCCCGCCTGGCTGTGGGCCCGCTGGCTGCGGCGCAACGAGGCGCCGCTGGCCGACGCCCTGTGCTTCGCGGCCCTGTGGCTGCTGCAAGAGGCCTTCCGCGGCTGGTTCCTGACCGGTTTTCCCTGGTTGTACGCTGGCTACAGCCAGCTCGACGGCCCACTCGCAGGCCTGGCACCACTTGGGGGCGTATGGCTGGTTTCCTTTGTCCTGGCATTGAGCGCGGCGCTGCTGTGCAACCTGCATCGCCTCCGTGCCCGCCCATCGTTCCTGGCGGCGGGCCTGGTACTGCTCGTGGCGCCTTGGGGGATCGGCATGGCCCTGAAGGGCCACGCCTGGACCAAACCTTCTGGCGACCCGCTGAAGGTCGCGGCCCTGCAGGGCAACGTCGAACAGGACCTGAAATGGGACCCTGCGCACATCGACGCACAACTGACGCTGTACCGCGACATGAGTTTCACCTCCAAGCCCGTGGACCTGCTGGTGTGGCCGGAAACCGCCGTGCCGGTGCTCAAGGACCAGGCCCAGGGCTACATCGATGTGATGGGGCGCTTTGCCGCCGACCGCCATTCGGCGCTGATCACCGGCGTGCCGGTACGTGAAGTGGTGCACCACCAACGCCGCTACTACAACGGCATCACCGTGACCGGCGAAGGCGATGGCACCTACCTCAAGCAGAAACTGGTGCCGTTCGGCGAATACGTGCCGCTGCAGGACATGCTCCGTGGGCTGATCGAGTTCTTCAACCTGCCCATGTCGGACTTCGCCCGTGGCCCGTCGGACCAGCCGCTGCTGCAGGCCAAGGGCTACCAGGTTGCGCCATTCATCTGCTACGAAGTGGTGTACCCGGAGTTCGCCGCGGGCTTGGCCGCACGCAGCGACCTATTGCTGACCATCAGCAACGACACCTGGTTCGGCACCTCGATCGGCCCGCTGCAACACCTGCAGATGGCCCAGATGCGTGCCCTGGAAGCAGGCCGCTGGATGATCCGCGCCACCAACAACGGCGTGACCGCGCTGATCGACCCGTTCGGCAGGATCACCGCGCAGATTCCGCAATTCCAGCAGGCGGTCCTCTATGGGGAAGTGGTGCCGATGCAACAGCTGACCCCCTACCTGCAATGGCGCTCGTGGCCGCTGGCTATCGTCTGTGCCCTGTTGCTGGGCTGGGCGCTGATGGCGGGGCGTGTCGCCAGGACAGTCTAA